The following proteins are co-located in the Camelina sativa cultivar DH55 chromosome 12, Cs, whole genome shotgun sequence genome:
- the LOC104732791 gene encoding putative cytochrome c oxidase subunit 5C-4: MANVPKIGKAIYKGPSIVKEILYGIALGIAVGGLWKMHHWNNQRRTKEFYDLLEKGEISVVAEDE, from the coding sequence ATGGCAAATGTTCCGAAGATCGGGAAGGCTATCTATAAAGGACCAAGCATAGTCAAAGAGATATTATATGGAATAGCACTAGGCATTGCGGTTGGAGGGCTGTGGAAAATGCATCATTGGAACAACCAACGACGAACGAAGGAGTTCTATGATTTGCTTGAGAAGGGAGAGATCAGTGTTGTCGCGGAAGATGAGTAG
- the LOC104732792 gene encoding cysteine-rich receptor-like protein kinase 42 produces the protein MFCLTKTIPFHYIIFLYSFFVLPFLSSSTDDQRTTVSGLFCGGRSRSSADPNFIPTFVEDMHSLSLKLTTRRFATQSLNTTPSVFALIQCHNDLSPSDCQLCYAIARTRLPRCLPSSSARIFLDGCFLRYETYEFYGESVSATSDSYSCSNNTVLDPQFGSRVSETAARVAVTQRGFGVAEESGVHALAQCWESLGKEDCRVCLEKAVKEVKRCVSRREGRAMNTGCYLRYSDHKFYNGDGHHKIHVIFNKGVIVAIVLTTSAFVMVILLATYAIMIKVSKTKQEQKNLGLISRKFNNSKTKFKYETLEKATDYFNSKKKLGEGGNGTVFLGTLANCKNVAVKRLVFNTREWVEEFFNEVNLISGIQHKNLVKLLGCSIEGPESLLVYEYVPNKSLDHFLFDECKSKVLNWSQRLNIILGTAEGLAYLHGGSPVRIIHRDIKTSNVLLDEQLNPKIADFGLARCFGPDKTHLSTGIAGTLGYMAPEYVVRGQLTEKADVYSFGVLVLEISCGKRNNAFVPVTGHLLQRVWNLYTLNRLVEALDSCLKDEVRQEQGREAEACKVLRVGLLCTQASPSLRPSMEEVIRMLTESEYLIPSPTNPPFLRTSPLTTDLDNSSTISHSTNSTTTFNTMVKTDQASYTSSESSTTHRS, from the exons atgttttgccTCACAAAAACAATACCGTTTCATTACATCATCTTTTTATATTCCTTCTTCGTTTTACCGTTCTTGTCTTCCTCAACCGACGATCAAAGAACCACCGTATCCGGTCTTTTCTGCGGCGGACGTAGCAGATCCTCCGCAGATCCAAACTTCATCCCAACATTCGTCGAAGACATGCATTCACTCTCTCTAAAACTAACCACACGACGTTTCGCAACTCAATCTCTAAACACCACGCCGTCTGTCTTCGCACTGATCCAATGCCACAACGATCTCTCACCGTCTGATTGCCAGCTCTGTTACGCGATCGCACGCACGCGCCTCCCTCGTTGTCTCCCTTCCTCCTCCGCAAGAATCTTCCTCGACGGTTGTTTCCTCCGTTACGAAACTTACGAGTTCTACGGCGAATCAGTCTCCGCTACGTCGGATAGTTATTCATGCAGCAACAACACCGTTTTGGATCCTCAGTTCGGGTCTCGAGTTTCGGAGACGGCGGCTAGAGTCGCGGTTACACAGAGAGGGTTCGGAGTCGCCGAAGAGAGTGGTGTGCACGCGCTTGCTCAGTGTTGGGAGAGTTTGGGGAAGGAAGATTGTAGGGTTTGTTTGGAGAAAGCTGTTAAAGAAGTGAAACGGTGCGTTTCGAGGCGAGAAGGAAGAGCTATGAACACAGGGTGTTATCTCAGATACTCTGATCACAAGTTTTACAATGGTGATGGACATCATAAAATTCATG TGATTTTTAACAAAGGAGTCATTGTGGCTATTGTCTTGACAACGTCAGCGTTTGTCATGGTCATTCTCTTGGCAACGTATGCCATTATGATAAAAGTATCAAAGACCAAACAAG AACAAAAAAACCTGGGTTTAATTTCGAGAAAATTCAACAATTCAAAGACGAAGTTCAAGTATGAGACACTAGAGAAGGCAACAGATTACTTCAACTCCAAGAAAAAACTAGGAGAAGGAGGAAACGGCACCGTTTTCTTAGGAACTCTTGCAAATTGTAAGAACGTGGCCGTGAAGAGATTAGTGTTCAACACAAGAGAATGGGTAGAAGAATTCTTCAACGAAGTGAATCTCATTAGTGGAATCCAACATAAAAACCTCGTCAAGCTTCTTGGTTGTAGCATTGAAGGACCCGAGAGCCTCTTGGTCTACGAGTACGTGCCCAACAAAAGCCTCGACCACTTTCTCTTTG ATGAATGTAAAAGCAAGGTCTTAAACTGGAGCCAGAGGCTAAATATAATCTTGGGAACAGCAGAGGGACTGGCTTACCTACACGGTGGATCTCCAGTGAGGATTATTCATCGTGACATCAAAACTAGTAATGTTCTTCTAGACGAACAGCTCAATCCGAAGATCGCTGATTTCGGTTTGGCTCGATGTTTTGGTCCGGACAAAACTCATCTTAGTACCGGCATCGCAGGAACTCT AGGTTACATGGCTCCAGAGTATGTTGTAAGAGGACAGTTAACGGAAAAAGCAGACGTTTATAGCTTTGGTGTTCTTGTTCTCGAGATTTCTTGTGGAAAAAGAAACAACGCTTTCGTACCAGTGACAGGTCATCTCCTACAAAGA GTCTGGAACCTCTACACACTGAATAGATTGGTTGAAGCTCTTGACTCATGTCTAAAAGATGAGGTTCGTCAAGAACAAGGCCGCGAAGCAGAAGCTTGTAAAGTTCTTCGCGTGGGATTGTTATGCACGCAAGCTTCTCCATCACTAAGACCGTCGATGGAAGAAGTCATCCGCATGTTAACCGAGAGTGAATACCTGATTCCATCTCCAACCAATCCTCCATTCTTGAGGACTAGCCCTCTAACTACAGACCTAGACAACAGTAGTACTATATCTCATAGCACCAATAGTACTACGACGTTTAACACGATGGTCAAAACGGATCAAGCTTCATATACCTCTTCAGAATCTTCTACTACTCATAGAAGCTAA
- the LOC104732793 gene encoding glutaredoxin-C2, with amino-acid sequence MATQKAKDIVNSDSVVVFSKTFCPYCVRVKELLQQLGAKFKAVELDTESDGSQIQSALGEWTGQRTVPNVFIGGNHIGGCDATSNLHKDGKLVPLLTEAGAIAGKTATTSA; translated from the exons ATGGCGACGCAGAAGGCTAAGGACATCGTTAACAGCGACTCAGTCGTTGTTTTCAG CAAGACGTTTTGTCCTTACTGCGTGAGGGTCAAGGAGCTTTTGCAACAATTGGGAGCTAAGTTCAAGGCCGTTGAGCTCGACACCGAGA GTGATGGTAGCCAAATTCAATCAGCTCTTGGAGAATGGACTGGACAACGCACTGTGCCTAATGTGTTTATTGGAGGAAATCACATCGGTGGCTGCGATG CAACATCAAACTTGCATAAAGATGGGAAGTTGGTTCCTCTGCTAACTGAAGCTGGAGCTATCGCTGGAAAGACTGCAACAACTTCTGCTTAA